In the genome of Streptomyces collinus, one region contains:
- a CDS encoding helix-turn-helix domain-containing protein: protein MTTDEVLAGVGPRLRQMRKDREVTLAALSETTGISVSTLSRLESGLRKPSLELLLPIARAHRVALDELVGAPPAGDPRVRSKPIVMGGRTHWPLTRQPGGLQAYKVLEPKRRQEPDPRTHEGYEWLYVLSGKLRLVLGEHDVVLTAGEAAEFDTRVPHWFGSTGEGPVEFLSLFGPQGERMHVRARPKGA from the coding sequence CCCCCGGCTGCGGCAGATGCGCAAGGACCGGGAGGTGACCCTGGCGGCGCTCTCCGAGACCACCGGCATCTCCGTCAGCACCCTCTCGCGGCTGGAGTCCGGCCTGCGTAAACCCAGTCTGGAACTGCTGCTGCCGATCGCGCGCGCCCACCGGGTGGCGCTGGACGAGCTGGTCGGCGCCCCGCCGGCCGGTGATCCGCGCGTACGGTCCAAGCCGATCGTGATGGGCGGCCGCACCCACTGGCCGCTCACCCGCCAGCCCGGCGGCCTGCAGGCCTACAAGGTCCTCGAACCGAAGCGCAGGCAGGAGCCGGATCCCCGGACGCACGAGGGCTACGAGTGGCTGTACGTGCTGTCCGGGAAGCTGCGCCTGGTGCTGGGCGAGCACGACGTGGTGCTCACGGCGGGGGAGGCCGCCGAGTTCGACACCCGGGTACCGCACTGGTTCGGGTCGACGGGGGAGGGGCCGGTGGAGTTCCTCAGCCTGTTCGGGCCGCAGGGCGAGCGGATGCATGTGCGGGCGCGGCCGAAGGGCGCGTGA